One genomic window of Puniceibacterium sp. IMCC21224 includes the following:
- the leuB gene encoding 3-isopropylmalate dehydrogenase codes for MTLKILVLPGDGIGKEVTAEAVKVLKTVVEGVVDLDLRHGMIGGDAIDTVGDALPQETVDLARECDAILLGGTGVKEDEKRAPSEGAGHGLLRLRKALELYANLRPVKLYPELVGASTLRPEVVEGVDMVILRELNGDLYFGEPRGIFKDETGARYGINTMRYSESEIERIARAGFELARKRRGKLCSVDKANVLETMTLWRQVVIEVSADYPDVELSHLFIDAASMALIRDPKQFDVIVTGNVFGDIISDAAAMLAGSIGMLPSASLADGDFGLYEPVHGTAPDIAGQNLANPLAAILSVAMMLRHSFKMEAQASRIEAAIQSVLAQGYRTADMQQDGCTVLGTREMGDVVVDAVRHLSQDIKTPAETV; via the coding sequence ATGACCCTAAAGATATTGGTACTGCCGGGCGACGGCATCGGCAAAGAAGTCACGGCCGAGGCCGTAAAGGTTCTGAAAACGGTCGTTGAGGGCGTGGTCGACCTTGATCTGCGGCACGGCATGATCGGCGGTGACGCCATTGATACGGTCGGCGATGCGCTGCCACAGGAAACCGTTGATCTGGCACGGGAATGTGACGCTATTCTCCTCGGGGGCACCGGGGTCAAAGAGGATGAGAAGCGCGCGCCCAGCGAAGGGGCCGGTCACGGTCTGCTGCGCCTACGCAAGGCGCTGGAACTTTACGCCAACCTGCGGCCAGTCAAACTGTATCCCGAACTCGTCGGCGCCTCGACCTTGCGACCCGAGGTGGTCGAAGGCGTGGACATGGTTATCTTGCGCGAGCTGAACGGTGATCTCTATTTTGGCGAACCGCGCGGCATCTTCAAAGACGAGACCGGCGCACGATATGGCATCAATACGATGCGCTACAGCGAATCCGAAATCGAACGGATCGCCCGTGCCGGGTTTGAACTGGCCCGCAAGCGGCGCGGCAAACTGTGCTCGGTCGACAAGGCCAATGTGCTTGAAACCATGACGCTCTGGCGCCAGGTCGTGATCGAGGTATCTGCGGATTATCCCGATGTCGAGCTGTCGCATCTCTTCATCGACGCCGCTTCGATGGCGCTGATCCGCGACCCAAAGCAGTTCGACGTGATCGTCACCGGCAACGTCTTTGGCGACATCATCTCGGACGCGGCGGCGATGCTGGCCGGATCCATTGGCATGTTGCCGTCGGCCTCACTCGCAGATGGCGACTTTGGGCTTTACGAACCGGTCCACGGCACCGCGCCGGACATTGCCGGTCAGAACCTTGCCAACCCTCTGGCTGCCATCCTTTCGGTCGCAATGATGCTGCGTCACAGCTTTAAGATGGAAGCCCAGGCGAGCCGCATCGAAGCCGCAATCCAGTCCGTGCTAGCGCAGGGGTATCGTACCGCAGACATGCAGCAGGACGGCTGTACTGTCCTTGGCACGCGCGAAATGGGTGATGTTGTGGTCGACGCGGTTCGCCACCTTAGCCAGGACATCAAAACACCGGCCGAGACTGTTTAA
- a CDS encoding AbrB family transcriptional regulator, which yields MNRWGRILSVAAFGAATGYGLSLTSLPMPWLIGPMIVAAAHAVAAAQLSLPGFVRPAGQIIVACVVGLAFTQTAFHAFIDHLAVMVLVAIATIFASFAAAFVLVRLSSIDPISATISSVPGGPVEMSAFAETYNVAPAPIALVQTLRITLLVLTIPPALVLTSGVVPDARTALSAADFDLAGSVLLLCLATAGAFAFKLFRLTSPYFLGALAVSATTTVLMLPVSAPPYWLLCAAQVLLGITLGNMFDRSLLIGMRRFVMSACASTLVLVVLTLAIALAVSAFSDIPAHTMVLATAPGGVTEMALTARILHQDPALVTAFHLVRIFTIIPFAPLVFAGAARAARRFGQVGAPDTPDKNCSKEKSP from the coding sequence GTGAACCGCTGGGGCCGCATCCTGTCCGTGGCCGCCTTTGGCGCGGCCACGGGATACGGCTTGTCGCTGACAAGTTTGCCGATGCCGTGGCTGATCGGCCCGATGATTGTCGCTGCGGCGCATGCAGTGGCCGCCGCGCAGCTGTCGTTGCCGGGGTTTGTTCGGCCCGCCGGGCAAATCATCGTGGCCTGTGTCGTCGGTCTGGCGTTTACCCAGACCGCCTTTCACGCCTTTATCGACCATCTCGCGGTGATGGTCCTGGTGGCCATTGCCACGATATTCGCAAGCTTTGCCGCCGCATTTGTGCTGGTCCGTCTGAGCAGCATCGACCCAATCTCTGCCACCATTTCCAGCGTCCCCGGCGGCCCGGTCGAAATGTCGGCATTCGCAGAAACCTATAACGTCGCGCCAGCCCCGATCGCGTTGGTCCAGACCTTGCGCATCACGCTTTTGGTCCTCACGATTCCGCCTGCGCTGGTGTTGACCAGCGGCGTGGTTCCGGATGCGCGCACAGCATTGTCAGCCGCCGACTTCGACCTTGCGGGCAGTGTGCTGCTGCTGTGTCTGGCCACCGCAGGCGCTTTCGCTTTCAAGCTCTTTCGCCTGACCAGTCCTTACTTTCTGGGTGCGCTGGCGGTCAGTGCCACAACCACCGTACTGATGTTGCCGGTCTCGGCCCCGCCCTACTGGCTGCTTTGCGCCGCACAAGTGCTCTTGGGGATCACGCTGGGCAATATGTTCGACCGCAGTCTGTTGATCGGAATGCGCCGCTTTGTGATGTCGGCCTGCGCCTCAACCCTCGTGCTTGTTGTGCTGACGCTCGCCATTGCGCTGGCGGTCAGCGCATTCTCTGACATTCCCGCGCATACCATGGTTCTGGCCACCGCCCCTGGCGGCGTCACCGAAATGGCGTTGACAGCACGCATTCTGCATCAGGATCCCGCCCTTGTCACCGCGTTCCACCTGGTGCGCATCTTTACGATCATTCCCTTCGCCCCGCTGGTCTTTGCCGGTGCTGCCAGAGCTGCGCGCCGGTTCGGACAGGTTGGGGCACCCGACACACCTGACAAAAACTGCAGCAAGGAGAAATCACCGTGA
- the leuD gene encoding 3-isopropylmalate dehydratase small subunit, with the protein MDPISRHSGIAAPLPLSDVNTDLIYPQRYLRKPDRLAMAPYLFHDLRFDENGDPEPDFILNREPYNSATILIAGRNFGSGSSREHAPWALKAFGFRVLISSMFADIFRANCVNNGIVPAVVPEEVAQLCLEAASNPQDARFGINLETRTITHPRLGEVGFSINDSDRDRLLSGSDFVDVTLESLPDIERYEAAARSAAPWRFV; encoded by the coding sequence ATGGACCCGATTTCCCGACATAGCGGTATCGCCGCACCTCTGCCTTTGAGCGATGTGAATACCGATCTGATCTATCCGCAGCGGTATCTGCGCAAACCGGATCGGCTGGCGATGGCGCCGTATCTGTTTCACGATCTGCGGTTTGACGAAAACGGCGACCCCGAACCCGACTTTATCCTGAATCGCGAACCCTATAACAGCGCAACGATCCTGATCGCCGGGCGGAACTTTGGGTCGGGATCGTCGCGGGAACATGCGCCCTGGGCCCTCAAGGCGTTCGGCTTTCGGGTGCTGATTTCGTCGATGTTCGCCGATATCTTTCGGGCAAATTGCGTCAACAACGGCATTGTTCCAGCGGTGGTGCCGGAAGAGGTGGCGCAGCTATGCTTGGAAGCCGCGTCGAACCCGCAGGATGCCAGATTCGGAATAAACCTCGAAACGCGTACGATCACCCATCCACGGCTGGGCGAAGTCGGGTTTTCCATCAATGATTCAGACCGGGATCGCCTGCTTTCAGGCAGCGATTTTGTCGACGTGACGCTGGAAAGTTTGCCAGACATTGAACGTTACGAGGCCGCTGCCCGTAGTGCCGCTCCGTGGCGGTTTGTTTGA
- a CDS encoding SMP-30/gluconolactonase/LRE family protein — translation MKKTIVAEGLRFPEGPVLAPDGSILLVEIERGTITRVTPDGKVTVVRELGGGPNGMAWGPDGALYVANNGGFLFVESGGLNRTRAGAPEGYSGGWIERYDPETDEHRVLYTQCDGHRFVGPNDLAFDQQGGFYFTDYGKTFARHRPHGGLYYGLADGSHVVEVAYPLISPNGTGVSPDDKVAYVAETDTGRLWAFDLERPGVASSERSTPNAPHKGRLVIGLPGYQRFDSLAVDSQGNIWVATLMSGCVTVISPEGEILQVIETGDPVTTNVVLAPSEREAWVTLSGTGRLMHLEW, via the coding sequence GTGAAAAAGACGATTGTCGCTGAGGGGCTTCGCTTTCCCGAAGGGCCCGTGCTCGCGCCGGATGGCTCGATCCTGCTGGTTGAAATCGAACGTGGCACCATCACCCGCGTCACCCCCGATGGCAAGGTGACGGTGGTCAGAGAGCTGGGGGGCGGCCCTAACGGCATGGCCTGGGGGCCGGACGGCGCGCTGTATGTTGCCAACAACGGCGGGTTCCTGTTTGTGGAATCCGGCGGGCTCAACCGCACCCGCGCCGGGGCACCCGAGGGGTATTCAGGCGGCTGGATCGAACGCTATGACCCCGAAACTGACGAACATCGCGTTCTTTACACCCAATGCGATGGCCACCGTTTTGTCGGCCCCAACGATCTGGCATTCGATCAGCAGGGCGGATTTTATTTCACCGACTACGGCAAGACGTTTGCCCGCCACCGCCCGCATGGCGGGCTGTATTATGGCCTTGCTGACGGCTCGCATGTCGTCGAAGTGGCCTATCCGCTCATTTCTCCGAACGGCACCGGTGTATCACCCGATGACAAGGTGGCCTATGTCGCTGAAACCGACACCGGGCGGCTCTGGGCCTTTGATCTTGAGCGCCCGGGCGTTGCATCATCCGAACGTTCGACACCGAATGCGCCGCATAAGGGGCGATTGGTCATCGGTCTGCCCGGATACCAGCGGTTTGACAGTCTGGCCGTGGACAGCCAGGGCAATATCTGGGTCGCCACACTTATGTCTGGCTGCGTGACGGTGATCAGCCCCGAAGGCGAGATCCTGCAGGTTATTGAAACCGGCGACCCGGTGACGACCAATGTTGTCCTCGCCCCATCCGAGCGTGAGGCCTGGGTCACCCTGTCGGGCACCGGCCGGCTCATGCACCTGGAATGGTAA
- the leuC gene encoding 3-isopropylmalate dehydratase large subunit, whose amino-acid sequence MGKTLYEKLWDAHVVKELSDDRAILFVDRHLLHEGVATYAFSGLEARNRKVLRPDLTIGVADHVVSTTSRAAGITYEDDDARRMVEDIERHCEAAGIDVYSVRNPRQGIVHVVGPELGFALPGVLLVCGDSHTSTHGAFGALAFGIGISEVEHVLATQSIVQKKSRSMRVCVEGPLPEGATAKDLILTILHRVGVAGGTGHVIEYQGEAVRGFSMEQRMTLCNMSIEAGARAGMVAPDQTTFDYLKGRKYAPSGAAWGTAVAAWEALESDADAAFDTEVIIPAHDVAPYVTWGTNPGQALPISERVPDPAEFTNESERRSIADALAYMGLTAGQRLRDIEIDHAFIGSCTNGRIEDLRAAAAIAKGRKVAENTTAWVVPGSGLVKAQAEREGLDQIFAEAGFEWREPGCSMCLAMNGDKLLPGQRSASTSNRNFEGRQGRGVRSHLMSPAMAAAAAVTGRLTDIRELK is encoded by the coding sequence TTGGGCAAGACGCTTTATGAAAAACTATGGGATGCCCACGTCGTCAAGGAGCTAAGCGACGACCGTGCGATCCTGTTCGTCGACCGGCATCTCCTTCACGAAGGTGTTGCGACCTACGCCTTCTCCGGGCTGGAGGCCCGCAATAGGAAGGTGTTGCGACCGGATCTGACGATCGGCGTTGCAGATCATGTGGTCTCGACGACATCTCGCGCGGCGGGGATCACCTACGAGGATGACGATGCGCGGCGGATGGTCGAGGATATCGAGCGCCATTGCGAAGCGGCCGGGATCGACGTCTATTCCGTCCGCAACCCGCGCCAGGGGATCGTGCATGTCGTCGGCCCGGAACTGGGGTTTGCGCTGCCCGGTGTGCTTTTGGTGTGCGGTGACAGCCACACCTCAACCCATGGCGCGTTTGGCGCGCTGGCGTTTGGCATCGGGATTTCCGAGGTCGAACATGTGCTGGCAACGCAGTCCATCGTGCAGAAAAAGTCGCGCTCGATGCGGGTTTGTGTCGAAGGACCGTTGCCAGAGGGGGCGACGGCCAAGGATCTGATCCTGACGATCCTGCACCGTGTCGGCGTGGCGGGGGGGACTGGCCACGTCATCGAATATCAGGGCGAGGCGGTGCGCGGCTTTTCAATGGAGCAGCGTATGACGCTGTGCAACATGTCCATCGAGGCGGGTGCCCGCGCGGGCATGGTCGCGCCGGATCAGACGACCTTTGACTACCTCAAGGGGCGTAAATACGCCCCATCCGGGGCGGCCTGGGGTACTGCTGTCGCGGCATGGGAGGCCCTTGAATCCGACGCGGATGCCGCTTTCGACACCGAGGTGATCATTCCGGCGCACGATGTCGCGCCTTATGTGACCTGGGGCACAAATCCGGGTCAGGCCTTGCCTATTTCCGAACGGGTGCCGGATCCTGCAGAGTTTACCAACGAGAGCGAGCGGCGCAGTATCGCTGACGCATTGGCCTATATGGGGCTGACCGCCGGTCAGCGGTTGCGCGACATTGAAATTGACCACGCGTTTATTGGCTCGTGTACCAATGGCAGGATCGAGGATCTGCGCGCTGCTGCTGCCATCGCCAAAGGTCGTAAGGTGGCCGAAAACACAACCGCCTGGGTGGTGCCAGGCTCTGGTCTGGTCAAGGCGCAGGCCGAACGCGAGGGGCTAGACCAGATCTTTGCCGAGGCGGGATTTGAATGGCGTGAACCGGGCTGTTCGATGTGTCTGGCCATGAATGGTGACAAGTTGCTGCCCGGTCAGCGCAGCGCGTCTACCTCCAACCGGAATTTCGAAGGCCGACAGGGTCGGGGCGTACGATCGCATCTCATGAGTCCGGCCATGGCCGCTGCTGCTGCGGTGACTGGGCGTCTGACCGATATCCGCGAGTTAAAGTGA
- a CDS encoding LysR family transcriptional regulator, producing MLRLNEDTKWNAAVADDEPAVFLQLQPEQDGPNLRIDLFSLQLFLRVCEAKSIARAADLENIAASAVSKRISDLETRLRIKLFHRTSRGLEPTSAAQSLIHHARVLMRDITQMETELAHHAAGVSGQVRIYASVSTIVQHLPVELRSFIADHPSIGVELQECSSTEAVDAVCENLADIGIFGGVVPREGLRIIPYLSDRIVVLTPPDHPLSTRSSVRFEEFPDYNLIGPKKGSYLDHLVLRAASELDRPLKIPIRLNGFDTVASMVETGLGIGLVPEGCAARYASGGNFAVLRLDDDWALRQWNICVQEGATLPPPVRLLLDHLTRGIA from the coding sequence ATGTTGCGACTTAATGAAGACACGAAATGGAATGCCGCCGTCGCGGATGACGAACCGGCAGTGTTTTTGCAGCTTCAGCCTGAACAGGATGGCCCTAATTTGCGAATAGACCTTTTCTCTCTCCAGCTCTTCTTGCGGGTCTGCGAGGCCAAGAGCATCGCCCGCGCAGCCGATCTGGAAAACATTGCCGCATCAGCAGTCAGCAAGCGGATTTCCGACCTTGAAACGCGCCTGCGTATCAAGCTGTTTCACCGCACATCAAGAGGCCTGGAGCCGACATCGGCAGCGCAATCTCTGATCCATCACGCCCGCGTGCTGATGCGCGATATCACCCAGATGGAAACCGAACTGGCCCACCACGCCGCCGGAGTCAGTGGGCAGGTGCGTATCTATGCGAGCGTTTCGACCATCGTGCAGCATCTGCCAGTCGAACTTAGATCCTTTATCGCGGATCATCCTTCGATTGGGGTCGAATTGCAGGAATGCTCGAGTACCGAAGCTGTGGATGCCGTCTGCGAGAATCTGGCAGATATTGGCATTTTCGGCGGAGTCGTCCCGCGCGAAGGGCTGCGGATCATTCCCTATCTAAGCGATAGGATCGTCGTCCTCACTCCGCCGGATCACCCGCTTAGCACGCGCTCGTCGGTTCGCTTCGAAGAGTTTCCAGATTACAATCTTATCGGCCCCAAGAAGGGCAGCTATCTCGACCATCTGGTCCTGCGGGCTGCGTCAGAATTGGATCGGCCACTCAAGATCCCGATCCGCCTGAACGGCTTTGATACCGTTGCCAGCATGGTTGAAACTGGTCTCGGCATCGGGCTTGTCCCCGAAGGCTGCGCCGCGCGCTATGCCAGCGGCGGCAACTTTGCCGTGCTGAGGCTGGATGATGACTGGGCGCTAAGACAGTGGAATATTTGCGTTCAAGAGGGTGCCACCCTGCCGCCACCGGTTCGGCTATTGCTCGATCATCTGACCAGAGGCATCGCGTGA
- the dctP gene encoding TRAP transporter substrate-binding protein DctP yields MRNIVYGAALAAVLGGSFTASADARELTWGEHLPECCSMYAAALKWMVDEVDKRSDGDLTINVNWGGVLASVGEVPTAVETNIIDLGNVVTPYFPDQFVVNNAIPFFWPQPKSQGELGELMLKWSKDIPAFKEELAKYNLKMVTVRPLPPYGFICTSPLKSLDDFKGKRIRSYGVALPAMIEALGAVPVGMPDVEAYEAMSNNVLDCSAADIALVDAFHLDEVAKYFINVPMGASWGHILVINKDVYDSLSDSQKEVLDSMEEDHLSEMLRLFGEAEMNVRQKWKDEGSVEIVDFPADVFLDATLGNARVQEVRASWKGRAIGVGMPETDADTVVSDITN; encoded by the coding sequence ATGAGAAATATAGTATACGGTGCTGCGCTTGCGGCAGTCTTGGGCGGCTCATTTACCGCGTCGGCAGATGCACGAGAGTTAACCTGGGGCGAGCATTTGCCTGAATGTTGCTCAATGTATGCAGCAGCGCTCAAATGGATGGTCGATGAGGTCGACAAACGCTCTGACGGTGATCTGACCATCAACGTGAACTGGGGCGGGGTTCTGGCCAGCGTCGGAGAAGTTCCCACGGCGGTTGAGACCAACATCATCGACCTCGGAAATGTCGTTACGCCGTATTTCCCCGATCAGTTCGTGGTGAACAACGCGATCCCGTTTTTCTGGCCTCAGCCCAAAAGTCAGGGTGAGCTGGGCGAACTGATGCTCAAGTGGAGCAAGGATATTCCGGCCTTCAAAGAAGAGCTGGCCAAGTACAATCTAAAGATGGTCACGGTGCGGCCACTGCCACCATACGGGTTTATCTGTACCTCGCCGTTAAAGTCGCTGGACGATTTCAAAGGCAAGCGTATCCGGTCCTACGGCGTCGCCCTGCCAGCAATGATCGAGGCACTGGGGGCGGTTCCGGTCGGTATGCCCGACGTCGAGGCATATGAGGCGATGTCGAACAACGTCCTTGACTGTTCGGCTGCGGATATCGCGCTGGTGGATGCGTTCCATCTGGATGAGGTCGCCAAGTACTTTATCAACGTGCCGATGGGCGCCTCGTGGGGTCATATCCTCGTCATCAACAAGGATGTCTATGACAGCCTGAGCGACAGCCAAAAGGAGGTTCTGGACAGCATGGAAGAGGATCACCTTAGCGAGATGCTGCGCCTCTTTGGCGAAGCAGAAATGAACGTAAGGCAGAAGTGGAAGGATGAGGGCTCGGTCGAGATCGTCGACTTCCCTGCCGACGTCTTCCTTGACGCGACGCTTGGCAATGCGCGGGTTCAAGAGGTACGCGCCTCTTGGAAAGGTCGCGCTATAGGGGTCGGAATGCCCGAAACCGATGCCGATACCGTGGTGAGCGACATCACCAACTGA
- a CDS encoding TRAP transporter fused permease subunit, whose translation MNTEAVQLSPVQRVHRIIVAIISTTVLFSALYVAFVGAMNAYVHRPIFLLASVICVILLFPSRIFKEDSVAEIAFNILTILATAIPVLYLAMYWDDMLFDSYLTVPERWLALLMLAGVFEAARRTTAKPLIFVVAAFLMYAVYGNYAPGILNHAGITWENALKVTVLGFDGIFGTPLAFAAGFVTLFVFFTALLNVSGVGTFLLNLTFGLCKNTKGGPGKVAVIGSALMGMVTGSGITNVLTTGTITIPLMKRAGYSASFAGGVEAVASTGSQFVPPILGASAFLLAEYTNTPFIKVAAYCLVPALLYYASLFAQVHFRSCRVQIATGNLEQIGSIKTNALKSLLLFIPMTVLIVLLFLKLSISFAIAITFFMLVIGVQILPETRMLSMKRLNEFVIEGASTLGSMAVALGLAGIVVGMLLMTGLGARLTTLIGHVAGDSLLIALIMCAIVAVIVGMGVVTVGAYVIVASLTAPLLIDMGMPLISAHLFIFYYSVLSGLSPPVAVVIFAAAGVAKAPVTKVAWAALKLGFVAWLVPFMFAFYPNLIGLNGINAGFVIHVVTALIGVIAFSSAIEGWAIGRTSIVERSLFALGGGALLYPEPWLAFLGLGALVLGLFLNWQGTKLQLQTATSEKT comes from the coding sequence ATGAATACGGAAGCAGTTCAGCTCTCGCCGGTCCAGCGGGTGCATCGCATCATTGTCGCTATCATCAGCACGACCGTTCTGTTTTCTGCCCTCTACGTGGCCTTTGTTGGTGCCATGAACGCCTATGTTCACCGGCCTATCTTTCTTTTGGCGAGCGTAATTTGCGTAATCCTGTTGTTCCCTTCGCGGATCTTCAAGGAAGACTCGGTGGCGGAGATCGCGTTCAATATCCTGACAATCCTCGCCACGGCGATCCCGGTACTTTACCTTGCGATGTATTGGGATGACATGCTGTTCGACAGCTATCTGACCGTGCCCGAAAGATGGCTCGCCTTGCTCATGTTGGCGGGGGTCTTTGAGGCAGCACGCAGAACAACAGCCAAGCCATTGATCTTTGTTGTGGCCGCGTTTCTTATGTACGCTGTTTACGGCAATTACGCGCCGGGGATCCTGAATCACGCCGGCATCACCTGGGAGAACGCTCTCAAGGTGACGGTGTTGGGCTTTGACGGTATCTTTGGCACGCCGCTGGCGTTTGCCGCAGGGTTCGTGACGCTGTTCGTCTTTTTCACGGCTCTTCTAAACGTGTCGGGGGTCGGGACATTCCTGTTGAACCTCACCTTTGGGCTTTGCAAGAATACCAAGGGCGGACCGGGCAAAGTGGCCGTGATCGGCAGCGCCCTGATGGGCATGGTGACTGGCAGTGGCATCACCAACGTGTTGACCACGGGGACCATCACCATCCCGCTGATGAAGCGTGCGGGATATTCCGCCTCCTTTGCGGGCGGGGTCGAAGCGGTCGCATCGACTGGCAGCCAGTTCGTGCCGCCCATCCTTGGTGCCTCGGCGTTTCTGCTGGCGGAATATACCAATACGCCCTTCATCAAGGTTGCAGCCTACTGTCTGGTGCCGGCGCTGCTGTACTATGCAAGTCTGTTTGCGCAGGTGCATTTCCGGTCGTGCCGGGTGCAAATCGCAACCGGGAACTTAGAGCAGATCGGCAGCATCAAAACCAATGCGCTGAAGTCGTTGCTGCTGTTCATTCCGATGACCGTACTGATCGTGCTGTTGTTTTTAAAGCTGAGCATTTCTTTCGCCATCGCAATTACATTTTTCATGCTGGTGATCGGCGTGCAGATCCTGCCCGAGACCCGGATGCTAAGCATGAAGCGGCTCAACGAATTTGTGATCGAAGGGGCGAGTACACTGGGTTCCATGGCGGTGGCGCTTGGCCTTGCTGGGATCGTCGTCGGGATGTTGCTGATGACGGGGCTTGGTGCGCGGCTGACGACGCTGATCGGCCACGTGGCGGGGGATTCGCTGCTTATCGCGCTAATCATGTGCGCTATTGTGGCGGTGATTGTCGGCATGGGGGTGGTGACGGTCGGGGCCTATGTCATCGTGGCCAGTCTGACTGCACCGCTGCTGATCGACATGGGAATGCCGCTGATCTCGGCGCATCTGTTCATCTTCTACTATTCGGTGCTGAGTGGACTGAGCCCGCCCGTCGCCGTGGTCATCTTTGCCGCCGCTGGGGTGGCCAAGGCGCCGGTGACCAAGGTGGCCTGGGCTGCACTGAAACTTGGCTTTGTCGCCTGGCTCGTGCCTTTCATGTTCGCCTTTTATCCGAACCTCATCGGTCTGAATGGGATCAACGCTGGCTTTGTCATCCATGTGGTGACGGCGCTGATCGGTGTCATCGCCTTTAGTTCAGCGATCGAAGGCTGGGCCATTGGCCGGACCAGCATAGTCGAGCGGAGCCTCTTTGCGCTTGGCGGTGGTGCACTGCTCTATCCAGAGCCATGGCTGGCCTTTCTGGGACTTGGGGCGCTGGTTTTGGGCCTGTTCCTGAACTGGCAGGGAACCAAGCTGCAGCTTCAGACCGCGACAAGCGAAAAGACCTGA
- a CDS encoding TAXI family TRAP transporter solute-binding subunit: MKTLFKGVLGLALGVAVTASPAFAQKLTSVDNMKRGDTWELVFGSASATGTYFAGMSALTAMLSEKMPNVRATATISPGSAIEVFPQLQRAERAGGMHVSYDLDLGYKGEGPFTGKEIPVRSWFFAQEAVYNVFVDANSGVTSVYDLKGSGMKIGGPVIPISKDHPERWDNAFAFINALLTAHGIDPFEDVEVLPYNTSQSIEELGNGNIGGLSASRAYGSGAITELSTRRKVRLLQPDPEKAAAVEAAFPAYMQPFDPEIYPMIEIPAPGMAFFHGVYAVLHRDLPDDLAYDLTKTVWENIDVLRQAHPAFKNVSLETALKGVTVPPHPGALRYYLENDVPGAQDWADKLASEG; this comes from the coding sequence ATGAAAACCTTGTTCAAAGGTGTATTGGGGCTGGCTTTGGGCGTTGCTGTGACAGCATCACCGGCATTTGCGCAAAAGCTGACTTCTGTCGACAACATGAAACGCGGCGACACCTGGGAGCTGGTGTTCGGTTCGGCCAGTGCCACCGGCACCTATTTCGCGGGCATGTCGGCGCTGACTGCAATGCTGTCGGAAAAGATGCCGAACGTGCGGGCGACCGCCACGATCAGTCCGGGTTCCGCCATCGAGGTGTTCCCGCAGCTTCAACGCGCCGAACGCGCCGGCGGGATGCATGTCAGCTATGACCTCGACCTTGGTTACAAGGGCGAAGGTCCTTTCACCGGCAAGGAAATCCCGGTGCGTTCGTGGTTCTTTGCGCAGGAAGCGGTCTACAACGTCTTTGTGGATGCGAACAGCGGCGTAACCTCGGTCTATGACCTCAAGGGGTCCGGCATGAAGATCGGCGGCCCCGTCATTCCAATCAGCAAGGATCACCCGGAACGCTGGGACAACGCCTTTGCCTTTATCAATGCGCTGCTGACCGCGCATGGCATCGACCCGTTCGAAGATGTCGAGGTGCTGCCCTATAATACTTCGCAGTCGATCGAAGAGTTGGGCAATGGCAACATCGGCGGACTCTCGGCCAGCCGGGCCTATGGTTCGGGCGCGATCACCGAACTGTCAACCCGCCGCAAGGTCCGTCTGCTTCAGCCCGATCCTGAAAAGGCCGCAGCCGTCGAAGCCGCCTTTCCTGCATATATGCAGCCGTTCGATCCCGAAATTTATCCGATGATCGAAATTCCGGCGCCGGGGATGGCATTCTTTCACGGGGTTTACGCGGTACTGCACCGCGACCTTCCCGACGATCTGGCCTATGATCTGACCAAGACAGTCTGGGAAAACATTGACGTTCTGCGTCAGGCGCATCCCGCCTTCAAGAACGTATCACTTGAGACAGCCTTGAAGGGGGTTACGGTTCCTCCCCACCCCGGAGCGCTTCGTTATTACCTCGAAAACGATGTGCCGGGTGCCCAAGACTGGGCTGACAAGCTCGCATCCGAAGGCTGA